Part of the Trypanosoma brucei gambiense DAL972 chromosome 6, complete sequence genome is shown below.
agaaataatttcaagaaaaaaaattacagtACAATTTGGCGCCGTGTGATTTTATCGTTTAATAGTCATGGATTCACCAACTGAGTTTTCTTGTGGTACACAATGGGATGATGATAGACGAGGGGAGGAACCACTACTTCCAGAACTTACACTGCACGGTTGCGGCCTTCGGAACTTGTCTTTGATAGTGCGTGGTGCTCAAGGAGCTGTTTATTCGGCACACGACGAGAATGGTAATCGCTTTGCGGTCAAGAGACTTTTCACGCAGCGCAGCGATTTTGGGATTCGTGGCGTTTCTGAAGGCGCATTGCGGGAAGCGACATTACTGACACTTGTTAGacaggaaatggaaaaactgGTACATGACACCGCTTTTGATGTTGTCCGTCTGCAGGGAGTGGTTGAAGCACCATACAAAGAACTATGTCTTATTTTGGAGTATTGTTCTCTCGACCTCTCACAGGTGGTCGTCAAGTCTAAGCGTCACACGCGAAGTTTTCCTTTAGTTGCCGAGGGACCTCAGGTGCGGTGCCCCGTGCTTTCGAATATGGGTGTTGTTCGGTATCTATTGCGCGGAATTCTCCAAATACTCAACAATCTCCATGTTAATTGCCGTATTATCCATCGTGATGTGAAACTGAGCAACTTTCTCGTTAGAGGGGACGGCAGCGTTAGGTTGAGTGATTTTGGAAGTGCCCGTTTGCTGCATGAGACtgtagaggaaaaggaagcagcTGAGTGCGTTACTAGCGATCCGCAGGATGAAGACGAGGTTGACTGTAGCGATCCGTTTTCTCACAGCTGCGAAGGTTACACTCCCGCTGCTCAGCGGACAACTTTGATATATCAAGCACCTGAATGTCTACTTGGGGAACGCACGTACACAACTGCTGTGGACGTATGGGCTGTTGGTATTGTTTTTGCCGAAATATTGCTTCAACGTCACCTCTTCCGTTCTGTCAATGAATTAACGTTGATATCAGACATTTGGAGGCTTCTAGGAACACCTTCAACTAAAGGCGAAGATCCCAACATTCAGGGCACCAATGGCGTGACATTTGCGGCACCCACTGAACCCACTGTCGACGTAAAGTTTAATGATGATATTGTTAGTCCGGAGGGACGTGATTTGCTGAAAAAAATGCTTGAAGTGGATCCCAAGAAGCGTGTCACGGCAGCGGATGCATTGCGTCATCCGTTTCTGACCAGCGTAGATGCACAACTGAGTCTAAAGGAGGCCCCTGCGCtgtggagagaaaaagtaaaagaatgTTTGGAAGGGGGAACACAGGCAGTCCCCATGGGGGCTCCATTCCTTGCTTTAGATGAcgatgaggaagaagaagaagaggaagacgtTGACATGAACATGGCCACACTTTGAGCGATGGTGTTGGTTTTCCCCTGCCCGATTTTCCTTCTCACCACCTCCGGCCATGATATgtttacagttttttttttttaaaaaaaagctgtTTGAAACAATGAGGCGGTAATGAAGTTGAGGTGGACGAATAGTAAATAATGTGAGAAGTGCTAcgtggaaaagaaggaataccGTGCATCGATAAGGTGATTCTGAGCCCACTTTatctcgtttttttttaccactgTGTGCTTTGTTAACCCCATTTAACTTCATATAGTCTCATGATAGCTCCCATTTTacagatgaaaaaaaaaagtagcctCTTTTTCTTAGATATTGTCGTTGTGCTTGTCTAATTCCTTCACCTCGCTTCACTTGTTTGCTATACCTTTTCCATTCTTTCAAAGTTGACgaacatttttgttttcagtaATTTCAATGCAAAAAAATCAGACTGCATATTATCGTACACTCGGTGTCAACCGGGAGGCTACTCAAGAAGAAATAAGTAAAGCATATCGAACGCTTGCTATGAAATTACACCCTGACAGACCAGGCGGAAGCATGGAAAAGTTTCAGCTGCTTCAAAGAGCATACGAGGTGCTGGGTAACGAATTCTCTCGATCCAACTACGATGCGGAGCTCCAAAgacgaaaaagtaaaaggatTGGCTTTAAGCGCCCTCCGGATTTGGATGGTGTGCTCATGCCGGTGTACTACAAACTTGCTAATGGCGACTTGTACACATTTGAGACGGCAGTAAGTCAAATGGGCTGTACATTCAGGCATGGCGATATTATTTCATTTGGCGAGAAAATGGGCTGCTTCGTGGGGCTCGCAGGGGATGACTTTTATTATTGGCGCCGAGAGGGCAGCAATCACGCAACCAAACTTTGTCAGAGAGGGAGTTTTGGTGTGGGTTCCGTCAATTTGGTTATGCGCGCGAATTTACAAAACTATAACATCTCACAACTACGCACACTTGCTGATGCACCTCTAGGGAGATATCGCCCAACTTCCCCCGGTCCTACCACTAAAGCCGCCACTCCGAAGGCTGCGGATTGTTCCACCACTAGGACGAACAAATGGGCAACCACGACACCACGGAAAGGGGACTTGAGATCGGAATGTGAACTGGCGCGGCTCGCTATCACGCGACAAGTTGAGCAACGCCGTTTTGAAAAAAATGTTCGTGCCTTGTTAAAGAAGGAGCGCGAAGCACGTGAATGCATTGACGAAGTTTGTAAAGCGACCATGGAGGATTGCCGCGTGGAGTTTGAAGAAgcattaaaacaaaaaattgtgaccgcaaaaacaagaagatcaTAACCGTGAAGATGTGATATACTTCTCCCTTTCTATAATGATTGCGGAAACAGGGATAAAACGAGAAGGTTTCTGTATTGTGAGTGTCGCGTGAATGCAATTTAtaggaataaaaataacgCAAAACAAATTGACATGCTTGTAACTGAGTGTTTTctgaaaaatatatatatccttcgTCTTGAAGAAGTTGAAACAGTTGGTGGTTGCGACATAACAATtagaggaaacaacaaaaatccccaaaaacaaaaagaacaaacgTACGTTGCTTCATTCCGTTGGGAGGAGCATACTTCCCTCCGGAGGGAACCTCCACATCGTGTGTTATTGTGTTGCGCATCTCCGTAACGCATTAAAGTTGAAatgtgtgtttctttttgtgtaaggggatttttttttctcactctttTTTCAGTTGACCACTATTGTGTTACATTATGTGTGAGTGTCCGTGGATTGAATATTATCCCTGTATTGTAACTGATATATCCCTGCGAGTGGGATCGAATCATAAATTGTTGTTAAGATAAAAGTGCATTCGACGATATGATCCCTATTGGAATGTTGGAATTAAtgaagagttttttttttaaaaaatcggAGGgcaaggagagggaaagggtcATGCGAGTGGTCACAGGGAATATTTGCGTCTGACACCCTTTTTCGTCAGATGTTGGCGGCAACGTAGCCTTTGTACGTGTGAGATGGGAAGTGGAgtaaaggggggagggaaaatagaagTGTAACACAAGTGAAAGTAAATGAGTTTCTTCTGTAATgatgttgttctttttttctttttcctctccatacattttttcccccgagTTCGAGTTTTATTACTACAAAGAGGATAGCGGTTCTGTTTGATTTTATTGACGATAAACTATGAGTGACTGTATACTGTCTTACAGGTGGGAGGAAAGGGGTTATGTTGTATATTGAGTGTGCTTGcaactattttattttcgcaGTTGCATGCTTTCTCGTGTCGTCGTCAACACTTTTCTGtatgaattattattattattattatttattaaatGTCGTGTCTTGCTACTTCTCAATCACACTTCCCTTACATACAGGATTGTTTGATGCATTTggcatcattttcttttttaatcaGCAGTGAAAAACGGTTTAGTGTGGCTTGTGAGAAGGCAGTGGGTCGTTGAAAAGAACCTTCGGATCTTACTTGATGTGACTTCCCCTCTTCAAAGCAGTTGCTTCGTCCACGGCTTATAAATTGCAACtctctatttatttttgttatttgcatTGTAGATGTCCAAGGAGGAGGCGGCTTTTTTTAGCTTTGATACCATCACCGGTCCAAAACCACCGCAGAGAGCCCGGGCGGGTCTTTTCCACCTGCCACATGGTCCATTGCGTACTCCCATTTTTATGCCCGTCGCTACTCAAGCTACTCTGAAAGGTGTAACGGTGGAGCAGTTGGAATCCCTCGATGTGGAAATTATTCTTGGAAACACGTACCATTTGGGGCTAAGACCAGGGGAAGATATACTTAATGAGATAACACGGCGTAAGAATGCAAATTCCTCTACGGATTCCCGAAACACCTCAAAGCGAGTTCGGGATAACATGGATGGGattcattttcttcaggGTTGGAAGCGAAATATTCTTACCGACAGCGGGGGGTTTCAGATGGTGAGCCTCCTTCGACTGGCTAACATTACGGAGGAAGGTGTGCGATTTCAGTCCACAcatggtggtggcggtgggaAGATAGTGGTCGACGATAACGAGGCGAAGACCTCCGTTGCGTCTGCTGAGGTGCCAGATGATGGTGAATATAGTTTGTTACTTAAGCCTGAAGATAGTATTCGCATTCAAAACGCTATCGGTGGTGACATTATGATGCAACTCGACGATGTTGTGCACGTGCTCACAACTGGACCGCGCGTGGAGGAGGCTATGAGGCGCACGATACGATGGTTAGATCGCAGTCTGGCGGCAAATGCAAATCCAGAAAAACAGGGAATATTTGGCATCGTGCAAGGTGGGCTGGACTCAGGGTTGAGAAGCATTTGCATGGAGGAGATGGTCAAACGTAAAGCGTGCAAAGGCTATGCTATTGGTGGTTTGAGTGGTGGTGAAGCAAAGGAGCAGTTTTGGGCAATTGTTGCTCAGTGCTGTAAAACTTTGCCTAATGACAAACCACGGTACTGTATGGGTGTAGGATATCCAGAGGATATTATAGTTTGTATAGCGTTGGGCGTCGATATGTTTGATTGTGTTTATGCGTGCCGCACTGCAAGGTTTGGGTCGGCACTAACATCTCGAGGAAAAATCCAAGTGTCCAAAAAAGTTTATGCAAACGATATGGGACCACTAGACCCTGAGTGCAACTGTATGACATGCAAAACCTTTACTCGCGCTTACTTGCATATTGTTGCAGCGAAGGAATCTATTGGGGCTACACTCCTATCGTACCATAACTTGGCGTACCTCATCAATCTAACACGCGGTGCACGGGAGGCGATTCTTAGCGGTACATTTGTCGAATACGTACAGAAGTTTTTTTTAGGATATTACCCGGCACGGGATTACCCAAAGTGGATTGTTGATGCACTTGCTTCTGTCAGTGTTGAGCTCCCCCGCTGATTATTAGGGGAAAGGTAACGCATCAGGGCTGAATAAGGAATAAGGTTTCAATAACACGAATCGGTGTCTTTTTTAGTGTTCTTTTGgtattctctttgtttttcttttttttttttcatgcaAACAATGGGAAACATTTAGCCCTACGGATGAGGTTGTTGAAtcaaaatcttttttttaaaaaaaaaacttaccCTCGTTGTTAAAACACCTTGAGAAAAGTTTGGTGAAAATGAATCAAACACGAAGTGATGCTATTAGTAATTAAGAAAGGCTTATaatttttcctccttctcttcgtTTTAATTCAGTCTTTTTAAAAGGGTTGGTGTACACAAcctgcttctctttttttttctctcccttaAAATTAAGGTCTCTTTGTTACGTCACTCTTACTtattgcactttttttttcctttcccccatcAATTCTTGTTTGtctaattttattttattttttaatttatcttTACTCCCCAGAAAATACAGCGAGAACCCATCTGTAGGGTCGGTAAAACTGTGTCCTCTTGTTGATAACAGTTGCCGcaacccacacaaacacacaggtGTAACCAGCAATAATTTTTCACGGTATAGAGAACACTTAAGTAAGACACATCAACAGGAGGAGGCACTGTAAATttgaattttaaaaagggggaggaaaaaaaaactaacggaaaaaaaataccaaaaaaaaaaaaaaagaaaggacatGTCGGAGACAATACCCGTTTCAGTACAATGCTGTGAGGGCCGATTCGAACTTTCAGTGGACTCAAACCACACGCTACGTGACGTTTTGCGTCAGTTTAAACGGGAAGTCGCTGCTCTCGATCCAATAAATTTGGAGGAGTATGTTGTGAACCATGAAGGTAAATTATTGCTGGACGACAGCGTTACTCTGCAAACAGTTGGAGTGAAAAAAGACagcgtgtttgtgcttgtcaGGAAGGCGTGCTGCCCAGCTGCCAGTCCAGAAAAGGATGAGGACGATATGTAATCGGTTCACGCAATATATCTTTGTAAATGTATGTTGATGTGCCATATTTACatgtatatttgtatgttcATATCCATATTCATGTTTATATTCACACCATTGTGTGTGTACGTCTATGGTTTGaaggttgttgttgttttgtaaTAAAATGTTAGTTTTTACTTTCCGTTATTGCAGCAAAGAATATTTTCacatttgttcttttttgccttctactctcctttttttcgttttttttgttgaacttcattgtcttctttttttttatattcaGCTTCTTTGCCGACATGTGACCGGTTGTTCCTTCTCTCGTTTTTATGCCATCTCCATTTAACGCTGTTTAGGAGATGATGTTAGATAAATTTGTAAGAATGGTTCTAACGAGATAATGCAGGAACAAGAAGGGTGAGGAggtcatatgtgtgtgtgtgtgtgtgtgtgaggaggtataattaaaaaaataataatacaatAAGCGGCAAGTTGTGTGTTTTTCACGGTTGTTGGGTTTTATGTGAATGCGACGCAAATAGTGGAACGGTGATGTCCCACAACCGCAATGATTTAGCCATTATTTTTGACCGCATACTGCGCACAAATGCATCCAAAGAAATGCGTATGTGCACTGGTATTTGTGTGAGCTGCAAAGAAGGGAGGTGATGAATATGctgatttttttatttccggTATATGTTTGTCACGGAATATTtaacgttttcttttgtattttttttcccttttatttcgTCTCTCCAACTGTGACAGTGCGATGattgctctcttttttttttttttgtttcgcagAGAGCCTTTCTAAAGTTTTTTTGGCTCGTTTCTACTGTCATGCTTC
Proteins encoded:
- a CDS encoding protein kinase, putative encodes the protein MDSPTEFSCGTQWDDDRRGEEPLLPELTLHGCGLRNLSLIVRGAQGAVYSAHDENGNRFAVKRLFTQRSDFGIRGVSEGALREATLLTLVRQEMEKLVHDTAFDVVRLQGVVEAPYKELCLILEYCSLDLSQVVVKSKRHTRSFPLVAEGPQVRCPVLSNMGVVRYLLRGILQILNNLHVNCRIIHRDVKLSNFLVRGDGSVRLSDFGSARLLHETVEEKEAAECVTSDPQDEDEVDCSDPFSHSCEGYTPAAQRTTLIYQAPECLLGERTYTTAVDVWAVGIVFAEILLQRHLFRSVNELTLISDIWRLLGTPSTKGEDPNIQGTNGVTFAAPTEPTVDVKFNDDIVSPEGRDLLKKMLEVDPKKRVTAADALRHPFLTSVDAQLSLKEAPALWREKVKECLEGGTQAVPMGAPFLALDDDEEEEEEEDVDMNMATL
- a CDS encoding chaperone protein DNAj, putative, translated to MQKNQTAYYRTLGVNREATQEEISKAYRTLAMKLHPDRPGGSMEKFQLLQRAYEVLGNEFSRSNYDAELQRRKSKRIGFKRPPDLDGVLMPVYYKLANGDLYTFETAVSQMGCTFRHGDIISFGEKMGCFVGLAGDDFYYWRREGSNHATKLCQRGSFGVGSVNLVMRANLQNYNISQLRTLADAPLGRYRPTSPGPTTKAATPKAADCSTTRTNKWATTTPRKGDLRSECELARLAITRQVEQRRFEKNVRALLKKEREARECIDEVCKATMEDCRVEFEEALKQKIVTAKTRRS
- a CDS encoding queuine tRNA-ribosyltransferase, putative, with product MSKEEAAFFSFDTITGPKPPQRARAGLFHLPHGPLRTPIFMPVATQATLKGVTVEQLESLDVEIILGNTYHLGLRPGEDILNEITRRKNANSSTDSRNTSKRVRDNMDGIHFLQGWKRNILTDSGGFQMVSLLRLANITEEGVRFQSTHGGGGGKIVVDDNEAKTSVASAEVPDDGEYSLLLKPEDSIRIQNAIGGDIMMQLDDVVHVLTTGPRVEEAMRRTIRWLDRSLAANANPEKQGIFGIVQGGLDSGLRSICMEEMVKRKACKGYAIGGLSGGEAKEQFWAIVAQCCKTLPNDKPRYCMGVGYPEDIIVCIALGVDMFDCVYACRTARFGSALTSRGKIQVSKKVYANDMGPLDPECNCMTCKTFTRAYLHIVAAKESIGATLLSYHNLAYLINLTRGAREAILSGTFVEYVQKFFLGYYPARDYPKWIVDALASVSVELPR